A DNA window from Prochlorococcus marinus XMU1406 contains the following coding sequences:
- a CDS encoding C40 family peptidase → MENYKKPISLFKQTNFSKTIWWKLKVNISGYQNETEDKLVTEIFKNRIFKLLYPNIYQHNHKFSRILVQLYEDGYVCWINLDGLIIEKYELGKTEDTKKEHFFIKDKVKSILKWIKDQSELTNEYLWGGTLGPNFDCSGLIQTAFLKHHIYIPRDSYQIKSFCKHLFYFNESYAALQPGDLLFFGNEEKCDHIGIYKGNGYYYHCSGKDFGRNGIGLDTLKQTNDKISLHYKSKLISAGRVVRSYRWDRTIR, encoded by the coding sequence ATGGAAAATTATAAAAAGCCTATCTCACTATTTAAACAAACTAATTTTTCAAAAACTATTTGGTGGAAATTAAAAGTTAATATTTCTGGATATCAAAATGAAACAGAAGATAAATTAGTGACTGAAATATTTAAAAATAGAATTTTTAAGCTACTTTATCCAAACATTTATCAACATAACCATAAATTTTCAAGAATACTAGTTCAACTATATGAAGATGGTTACGTATGTTGGATAAATTTAGATGGATTAATTATTGAGAAATACGAATTGGGAAAAACTGAAGATACAAAAAAAGAACACTTCTTTATAAAAGATAAAGTTAAATCAATTTTAAAATGGATCAAGGATCAATCTGAGTTAACTAATGAATACCTATGGGGAGGCACATTAGGGCCCAACTTTGATTGTTCCGGGTTAATTCAGACCGCTTTTTTAAAACATCATATTTATATACCACGAGACTCTTATCAAATAAAAAGTTTTTGTAAACACCTTTTTTATTTCAACGAATCTTATGCAGCTCTTCAACCAGGCGATCTTTTATTTTTTGGGAATGAAGAAAAATGTGATCATATTGGAATCTACAAAGGAAATGGATACTATTACCATTGCTCAGGAAAGGATTTCGGAAGAAATGGAATAGGATTAGATACCCTAAAACAGACTAATGATAAAATCTCATTGCATTATAAATCGAAACTAATTTCCGCAGGAAGAGTAGTTAGAAGTTATAGATGGGACAGAACAATACGTTAG
- a CDS encoding photosystem I reaction center protein subunit XI, which translates to MSDFQKSFSESTSSIKFDEKYIDTSVKPNDIGVAEQWAVKTVADPFVGNLATPVNSGYFTKAFINNLPFYREGISPNFRGLETGAAFGYLLYGPFTMTGPLRNSEFALTAGLLATIGAVHILTALFVLYNAPGKAPNVQPPDATVNNPPKDLFTRAGWADFTSGFWLGGCGGAVFAWLLVGTLHLDTIMPIIKNIWTAG; encoded by the coding sequence ATGAGCGACTTTCAAAAATCTTTCTCAGAATCAACAAGTTCTATTAAGTTTGATGAGAAATACATAGATACTTCTGTAAAACCAAATGATATTGGCGTAGCAGAACAATGGGCAGTAAAAACAGTTGCTGATCCTTTTGTTGGCAATTTAGCTACTCCAGTTAATAGTGGTTATTTTACAAAAGCCTTTATAAATAATTTACCTTTTTACAGAGAAGGTATTTCCCCTAATTTTAGAGGTTTAGAAACTGGAGCAGCTTTTGGATATCTTCTTTACGGACCTTTCACAATGACTGGCCCATTAAGAAATTCTGAATTTGCTTTAACTGCTGGACTTCTAGCTACTATTGGAGCTGTTCATATTTTGACAGCACTTTTTGTTCTATACAATGCACCCGGTAAAGCACCTAATGTGCAACCTCCAGATGCGACTGTTAATAATCCTCCAAAGGACTTATTTACAAGAGCTGGTTGGGCTGATTTTACAAGTGGATTTTGGTTAGGAGGCTGTGGAGGAGCTGTTTTTGCTTGGTTACTTGTTGGGACATTACACTTAGATACCATAATGCCAATCATTAAAAATATTTGGACTGCTGGTTAA
- a CDS encoding photosystem I reaction center subunit VIII yields the protein MPSDLPSLLPSIFVPLIGIAMPAVFIVLIGRLITATE from the coding sequence ATGCCATCTGATTTACCAAGCCTTTTACCCTCAATTTTTGTTCCATTAATTGGTATAGCAATGCCTGCTGTTTTTATCGTATTGATTGGAAGATTAATTACAGCAACTGAATAA
- a CDS encoding annexin: protein MINFFAIVLIIFIGILLLVFKKRRFKKLINKSSLYSIKLNKNNKFSSNKNSFLLDDEEKKYSVFYKNSQRNKMFSLFQGSTENKLKALKIAEELADKSTLPILRKGLRDISPEVVEISALLIRKFK, encoded by the coding sequence ATGATAAATTTTTTCGCAATTGTACTTATTATTTTTATAGGAATATTACTTCTAGTTTTTAAAAAAAGAAGATTTAAAAAGTTAATAAATAAAAGCAGTTTATATTCTATAAAATTAAATAAAAATAATAAATTTTCATCTAATAAAAATAGTTTTTTATTAGATGACGAAGAAAAAAAGTACTCAGTATTTTATAAAAATTCTCAAAGAAATAAAATGTTTAGTCTTTTTCAGGGTAGTACAGAAAATAAATTAAAGGCATTAAAAATTGCGGAAGAATTGGCTGATAAATCAACATTACCAATTTTACGAAAAGGCCTAAGAGATATTTCTCCTGAAGTCGTTGAAATTTCAGCTTTATTAATAAGAAAGTTCAAGTAA
- a CDS encoding glycosyltransferase family 2 protein, protein MLDIKQLISIIIPVYNESESIGFLLDEVINVMSFHELSFELIVVNDGSKDNTYQVLKELTLKIKELSVISLRKNYGQTAAMSAGFDYSKGDIIITLDGDLQNDPNDIPKLISEINDGYDLICGWRFDRKDKLINRKIPSKIANKLIAHVTGLKLHDYGCSLKAFKKEIIDDIKLYGELHRFLPVLANIEGARIKEIKVNHRSRQYGSSKYGIDRTFRVLMDLLTVWFMTKFLTRPMYGFGFVGIISIFISLAMSSYLIGLKIMGEDIGNRPLLMFALILGIAGVQLFSFGLLSELLIRTYHESQSRPIYRIRSISSTNKN, encoded by the coding sequence ATGTTAGATATAAAACAATTAATTTCTATTATTATCCCTGTTTACAACGAAAGTGAGAGTATTGGTTTTTTATTGGATGAAGTTATAAATGTAATGTCATTTCATGAATTAAGTTTTGAATTGATTGTTGTCAATGATGGTTCTAAAGATAATACTTATCAAGTATTGAAAGAATTAACTCTCAAAATTAAAGAATTGTCAGTAATTTCCCTTCGAAAAAATTATGGGCAAACTGCAGCAATGTCAGCTGGCTTTGATTATTCTAAAGGTGATATTATCATTACTTTGGATGGTGATTTACAGAATGATCCAAATGATATTCCTAAATTAATTTCCGAAATTAATGATGGGTATGATTTAATTTGTGGGTGGAGGTTTGATAGAAAAGATAAATTAATTAATAGAAAGATACCATCAAAAATAGCGAATAAATTAATAGCTCACGTAACAGGTTTGAAGTTGCATGACTACGGATGCTCATTAAAAGCTTTTAAGAAAGAAATAATAGATGATATTAAGTTGTATGGTGAACTTCACAGGTTTCTGCCCGTTTTAGCAAATATTGAAGGTGCAAGAATCAAAGAAATTAAAGTAAATCATAGAAGCAGGCAATATGGATCTAGTAAATATGGAATTGATAGAACTTTTAGAGTTTTAATGGATTTACTAACTGTTTGGTTTATGACTAAATTTTTAACAAGACCAATGTATGGATTTGGTTTTGTTGGAATTATAAGTATTTTCATAAGCCTTGCGATGAGTTCTTATTTGATAGGTTTAAAAATAATGGGTGAGGATATTGGAAATCGTCCATTGCTAATGTTTGCATTAATATTAGGAATTGCTGGTGTTCAATTATTTAGCTTTGGATTATTGAGCGAACTTTTAATTAGGACTTATCATGAAAGTCAAAGTCGTCCAATTTACAGAATTAGATCAATAAGCAGTACTAATAAAAATTGA
- the psaB gene encoding photosystem I core protein PsaB, translating into MATKFPSFNQGLAQDPTTRRIWYGIATAHDFESHDGMTEEKLYQKLFSTHFGHLAIIALWVAGNLFHIAWQGNFEQFVLDPTHVRPIAHAIWDPHFGSGITEAMTQAGANGPVNIAYSGLYHWWYTIGMRTNEQLFQASIFMSILACWTLFAGWLHLQPKFRPSLAWFKNAESRLNHHLAVLFGFSSIAWTGHLVHVAIPESRGQHVGWDNWLTVLPHPAGLAPFFTLNWGAYAQNPDSLDQVFGTAEGAGTAIFTFLGGLHPQSEALWLTDIAHHHIAIGTVFVIAGHMYRNTFGIGHSLKEITEAHNTRHPNDPHKGSFGINHDGIYETVNNSLHFQLGLALASLGVATSLVAQHMGALPSYAFIARDYTTQSALYSHHQYIAMFLMVGAFAHGAIFFVRDYDPELNKDNVLARVLGTKEALISHLSWVTMLLGFHTLGIYVHNDVVVAFGNPEKQILIEPVFAQFVQAAQGKMMYGFNALLSDPTSSATLAANSLPGNHYWMDLINRQDALSAFLPIGPADFLVHHAIALGLHTTALILIKGALDARGTKLIPDKKDLGYAFPCDGPGRGGTCDSSSWDAMYLAMFWALNLLAWVTFYWHWKHLAIWQGNVAQFNESGTYLMGWFRDYLWLNSAQLINGYNPFGVNSLSPWAWMFLFGHLVWATGFMFLISWRGYWQELIETLVWAHQRTPIANLVGWRDKPVALSIVQARLVGLAHFTIGNILTFGAFVIASTSGKFG; encoded by the coding sequence ATGGCAACAAAATTTCCATCATTTAACCAGGGTCTAGCTCAGGACCCTACAACCCGACGAATATGGTACGGAATAGCTACCGCTCATGACTTTGAAAGTCATGATGGTATGACCGAAGAAAAGCTTTATCAGAAGCTTTTCTCTACGCATTTTGGTCATCTAGCAATAATCGCCCTCTGGGTAGCTGGTAACTTATTTCATATTGCTTGGCAAGGTAACTTCGAGCAGTTTGTACTTGATCCAACTCACGTTCGTCCTATTGCTCATGCTATTTGGGATCCTCATTTTGGATCTGGTATCACAGAAGCAATGACACAAGCTGGAGCTAATGGTCCAGTAAACATAGCTTACTCAGGCCTCTACCATTGGTGGTACACAATTGGAATGAGAACTAATGAGCAACTCTTCCAAGCTTCAATTTTCATGAGTATTTTGGCTTGTTGGACTCTATTTGCTGGTTGGTTACACTTACAGCCAAAATTCAGACCTTCTCTTGCTTGGTTTAAAAATGCAGAGTCAAGATTAAATCATCATTTAGCTGTCTTATTTGGTTTTAGTAGTATCGCTTGGACAGGTCATTTGGTTCATGTTGCTATACCTGAATCAAGAGGACAGCATGTAGGTTGGGATAACTGGTTAACAGTGCTTCCACACCCTGCAGGATTAGCTCCTTTCTTTACTTTAAACTGGGGAGCTTATGCCCAAAATCCTGATTCTTTAGATCAAGTATTTGGAACAGCTGAAGGAGCTGGAACAGCAATCTTTACTTTTTTAGGTGGTCTTCATCCTCAAAGCGAAGCATTATGGCTTACCGATATTGCGCATCACCATATTGCGATTGGTACAGTTTTTGTAATTGCAGGTCATATGTATAGAAATACTTTTGGTATTGGTCATAGCCTCAAAGAAATTACAGAAGCTCATAATACAAGACACCCTAATGATCCTCATAAAGGTAGTTTCGGAATTAACCATGATGGAATATATGAAACTGTAAATAATTCATTACATTTCCAACTTGGACTAGCATTAGCATCACTTGGTGTAGCAACTTCTCTTGTAGCGCAACATATGGGTGCACTTCCCTCTTACGCTTTTATTGCGAGGGATTACACTACACAATCTGCTTTATATAGTCATCATCAGTACATAGCAATGTTCTTGATGGTTGGTGCATTTGCACATGGAGCCATTTTCTTTGTAAGAGATTACGATCCAGAATTAAATAAAGATAATGTATTGGCAAGAGTTCTTGGGACAAAGGAAGCTTTAATAAGTCATCTTAGCTGGGTAACAATGTTGCTAGGATTCCATACTCTTGGAATTTATGTTCATAACGACGTTGTTGTAGCTTTTGGTAATCCTGAAAAGCAAATTCTAATTGAGCCAGTATTTGCTCAATTTGTTCAAGCTGCTCAAGGTAAGATGATGTATGGCTTCAATGCTCTATTGTCTGATCCTACAAGTTCAGCAACTCTCGCTGCTAATTCATTACCAGGTAATCATTACTGGATGGATTTGATAAATAGACAAGATGCATTAAGTGCTTTCTTACCTATTGGTCCTGCAGATTTCTTAGTTCACCATGCTATCGCTTTAGGTCTTCATACAACCGCTTTAATTCTTATCAAAGGTGCACTTGATGCTAGAGGAACAAAATTAATTCCTGACAAGAAAGATTTAGGTTATGCATTCCCTTGTGATGGACCTGGACGTGGAGGTACTTGTGATAGTTCATCTTGGGATGCTATGTACTTAGCTATGTTCTGGGCATTAAATTTACTAGCATGGGTAACTTTCTACTGGCATTGGAAACACCTAGCAATATGGCAGGGCAATGTAGCACAATTTAATGAATCAGGAACTTATCTAATGGGTTGGTTTAGAGATTATCTCTGGTTAAACTCTGCTCAACTTATTAACGGATATAATCCATTTGGAGTAAACTCTTTATCTCCTTGGGCTTGGATGTTCCTATTCGGTCACTTAGTTTGGGCTACTGGTTTCATGTTCCTAATATCATGGCGTGGTTATTGGCAAGAATTAATTGAAACATTAGTTTGGGCACATCAGCGTACTCCAATAGCTAATCTTGTTGGCTGGAGAGACAAGCCAGTTGCACTGTCAATTGTTCAAGCTAGATTAGTTGGACTAGCACATTTCACGATTGGAAACATTCTTACATTCGGTGCATTTGTTATTGCATCAACTTCAGGTAAGTTTGGTTAA
- the psaA gene encoding photosystem I core protein PsaA: MTISPPESGEKNKKVLEDPVKADPRPIDFAKLDKPGFWSSKLSKGPKTTTWIWNLHADAHDFDVHTGDAEEATRKIFSAHFGHLAVIFIWMSAAFFHGARFSNYSGWLADPTHVKPGAQQVWAIVGQEMLNADLGANYNGIQISSGIFHMWRAWGITNESELMALAIGAVVMAALMLHAGIFHYHKAAPKMEWFQDIESMLNHHIAGLVGLGSLAWAGHCIHIGAPTAALLDAIDAGSPLVINGKEIATIADMPMPHQLCDPQIIGQIFPGLASGTGNFFSLNWLAFSDFLTFKGGLNPVTGSLWMTDVSHHHLAFGVIAIIGGHMYRTNYGIGHSMKEILDSQQGDPILFPAPKGHQGLFEFMAESRHAQLAVNLAMLGSISILVSHHMYAMPPYPYIATDYMTVLGLFTHHMWIGGLFIVGAGAHAGIAMVRDYDPAKHIDNVLDRILKARDALISHLNWVCMWLGFHSFGLYIHNDTMRALGRPQDMFSDSAIQLQPIFAQWVQNIQASAVGTSLLAGTAEALPHKALSEVFNGSLVEVGGKVAIAPIPLGTADLMIHHIHAFQIHVTVLILLKGVLYARSSRLIPDKASLGFRFPCDGPGRGGTCQVSSWDHVFLALFWMYNCLSIVIFHFSWKMQSDVWGLTGGNFAQSAITINGWLRDFLWAQASQVLTSYGQSISMYGLMFLGAHFIWAFSLMFLFSGRGYWQELFESIVWAHNKLKVAPTIQPRALSITQGRAVGVTHFLVGGIATTWAFFHARLFGLG, translated from the coding sequence ATGACCATCAGCCCACCAGAAAGTGGAGAAAAAAACAAAAAAGTTTTGGAGGATCCTGTTAAGGCCGATCCAAGACCTATTGATTTTGCCAAATTAGATAAGCCAGGTTTCTGGTCAAGTAAATTATCTAAAGGTCCAAAAACTACAACTTGGATCTGGAATTTGCATGCTGATGCACATGATTTCGATGTGCATACAGGCGATGCTGAAGAAGCAACAAGAAAAATCTTTTCAGCTCATTTTGGACATCTTGCAGTTATTTTCATATGGATGAGTGCTGCATTTTTCCATGGAGCAAGATTTTCTAATTATTCAGGTTGGTTAGCTGATCCAACTCATGTCAAACCCGGAGCTCAGCAAGTATGGGCAATTGTTGGTCAAGAAATGCTTAATGCTGATCTTGGTGCTAACTACAACGGTATTCAAATCAGTTCAGGAATATTCCATATGTGGCGAGCATGGGGAATTACCAATGAGAGTGAACTGATGGCTTTAGCAATAGGTGCTGTAGTAATGGCTGCACTTATGCTTCATGCTGGAATTTTTCATTATCACAAAGCAGCTCCAAAAATGGAGTGGTTCCAAGATATTGAGTCTATGCTTAACCATCATATAGCTGGTTTAGTAGGACTAGGTTCTTTAGCATGGGCTGGTCATTGTATTCATATCGGAGCTCCTACTGCAGCTCTCTTAGATGCCATTGACGCAGGCTCTCCTTTAGTCATCAATGGTAAAGAAATAGCAACTATTGCAGATATGCCTATGCCGCATCAACTCTGTGATCCTCAAATTATCGGTCAGATATTTCCAGGATTAGCAAGTGGTACAGGTAATTTCTTCAGTTTAAACTGGTTAGCTTTCTCAGATTTCCTTACTTTCAAAGGTGGACTTAACCCTGTGACAGGAAGCTTATGGATGACTGATGTTTCACATCATCATTTAGCTTTTGGCGTTATAGCAATTATTGGTGGTCATATGTACAGAACCAATTACGGTATTGGTCATAGTATGAAAGAAATATTAGATTCACAGCAAGGAGACCCAATATTATTCCCTGCTCCTAAAGGTCATCAAGGTCTTTTTGAGTTCATGGCAGAAAGTAGACATGCCCAGCTTGCGGTAAACCTAGCAATGCTTGGATCAATAAGTATACTTGTATCTCATCACATGTATGCGATGCCTCCATATCCATACATAGCTACTGACTACATGACAGTTCTTGGATTATTTACTCATCACATGTGGATAGGTGGATTATTCATAGTAGGTGCAGGCGCGCATGCAGGAATTGCAATGGTTAGAGACTACGATCCAGCAAAACATATTGATAATGTATTAGACAGAATCCTTAAAGCAAGAGATGCCTTAATCAGTCATTTGAACTGGGTATGTATGTGGTTAGGATTCCATAGTTTTGGACTCTATATTCACAACGATACTATGAGAGCTTTGGGTAGACCCCAAGATATGTTTAGTGATTCTGCAATCCAACTTCAGCCAATTTTTGCTCAATGGGTACAGAACATCCAAGCATCTGCTGTGGGAACTTCTCTTTTAGCAGGTACTGCTGAAGCTTTACCTCACAAAGCTTTAAGCGAAGTTTTTAATGGAAGTTTAGTAGAGGTTGGTGGAAAGGTTGCTATAGCTCCAATTCCATTAGGTACAGCTGATTTAATGATTCATCATATTCATGCTTTCCAAATTCACGTAACTGTTTTGATACTTCTCAAAGGAGTACTTTACGCAAGAAGTTCAAGGTTGATCCCTGATAAAGCTTCTTTAGGGTTTAGATTCCCTTGTGATGGACCTGGAAGAGGTGGTACATGTCAAGTTTCTTCATGGGATCACGTGTTCTTGGCTCTTTTCTGGATGTATAACTGTTTATCAATAGTTATTTTCCACTTCTCTTGGAAAATGCAGAGTGATGTTTGGGGACTTACTGGAGGTAATTTCGCACAAAGCGCCATTACTATTAATGGTTGGTTAAGAGATTTCCTTTGGGCGCAAGCTTCTCAAGTATTAACAAGTTATGGCCAATCCATAAGCATGTACGGTTTGATGTTCTTAGGAGCTCACTTCATATGGGCATTTAGTTTAATGTTCCTCTTTAGTGGACGTGGATATTGGCAAGAATTATTTGAATCAATTGTTTGGGCGCATAACAAACTTAAAGTTGCTCCAACCATTCAACCAAGAGCTTTATCTATCACTCAGGGTAGAGCAGTAGGTGTAACACACTTCCTTGTCGGTGGTATTGCTACCACATGGGCTTTCTTCCATGCTCGCCTTTTCGGCCTGGGCTAA
- the cobJ gene encoding precorrin-3B C(17)-methyltransferase encodes MKGIAIGLSNNSKEILKRLKKTEFVKDIYIAGSSKDDGEKNELIEVQKPREILLKKWQEIDLIIFIGSIAASIRIINSFLTSKDQDPGVIVIDKKCSKIIPLIGLHQSNTQNIACQIANLLGGEIIETNNSNDQSFLNLDAFGDQWGWKRSGNIKDWSKLVIKQAKNEEIFCKQLSGNSLWKTSKSGEIINQINEKEIEKPDSTFHVSIFENNQRNWHPPVLWIGIGCERNTSKELIANSLNNFLKSGNLSQQSIAGFATIDIKKDEKGILELSEEKNLPIKFFSKEDLSTIIVPNPSKVVQKEIGTPSVAEASCLLAAGEESKLLKEKRIFKNQSGAVTIAVAESKNQYNPTNGEIHIIGSGPGDISFLTSNAKKALSRCTVWIGYKMYLDLIKPLKRSDQVLIESKLTEEKERCSKAIKLAEEGIKVALISSGESGFYGMAGLLLELLQKINKEYRPYFNVHPGISSVQLAAAISGAPLMNDFCSISLSDKLTPWSLIKKRIEGALMGDFVIALFNPQSIERNWQLKSTIDLCLKTRKGDTPVLIARQVGRENQSKNFSTLNTIPFEEIDMLSIIIIGNSQTTLIDEIFLTPRGYLQN; translated from the coding sequence TTGAAAGGAATTGCTATAGGTCTATCTAATAATTCAAAAGAAATTTTAAAAAGGCTTAAAAAAACCGAATTTGTCAAAGATATATATATTGCAGGTTCTTCAAAAGATGATGGAGAGAAAAATGAACTTATTGAAGTACAAAAACCTAGAGAAATCTTACTTAAAAAATGGCAGGAGATAGATTTAATAATTTTTATAGGCTCAATTGCTGCATCAATACGCATAATAAATTCTTTTTTAACCTCTAAAGATCAAGATCCAGGTGTAATCGTTATAGATAAAAAATGTTCTAAAATAATTCCTTTAATTGGCTTACATCAGTCAAATACACAAAATATTGCATGTCAAATTGCTAATTTACTTGGTGGCGAAATAATAGAAACTAATAATTCCAATGATCAAAGCTTCTTAAATCTTGATGCATTTGGGGATCAATGGGGTTGGAAAAGATCTGGCAACATAAAGGATTGGTCAAAACTAGTAATTAAACAAGCTAAGAACGAAGAAATATTTTGCAAACAATTATCTGGTAATAGCTTATGGAAAACTTCAAAATCAGGGGAGATTATTAATCAAATTAATGAAAAAGAAATTGAAAAACCAGATTCAACATTTCATGTGAGTATATTCGAAAATAATCAAAGAAATTGGCATCCTCCCGTATTATGGATTGGCATAGGATGTGAAAGAAATACAAGCAAAGAATTAATAGCAAATTCTTTAAATAATTTTTTGAAGTCAGGAAATTTATCACAGCAATCAATTGCGGGATTTGCAACTATTGATATTAAAAAAGATGAGAAAGGAATTTTAGAACTTTCTGAAGAAAAAAACTTGCCTATAAAGTTTTTTAGTAAAGAAGATCTTTCAACAATAATTGTTCCAAATCCATCAAAAGTCGTGCAAAAGGAAATTGGCACACCTTCCGTAGCAGAAGCCTCTTGCTTACTAGCAGCAGGAGAAGAATCAAAATTATTAAAAGAAAAAAGAATTTTTAAAAATCAATCTGGGGCAGTAACTATCGCTGTAGCAGAATCAAAAAATCAATATAATCCAACCAATGGCGAAATACATATTATTGGAAGTGGGCCTGGCGATATCTCCTTCTTAACCAGTAATGCAAAAAAAGCACTTTCAAGATGTACTGTTTGGATCGGATACAAAATGTATTTAGATTTAATTAAGCCCTTAAAAAGGAGTGACCAAGTTTTAATTGAAAGTAAACTTACTGAAGAAAAAGAGAGGTGTAGTAAAGCAATTAAACTAGCCGAGGAAGGAATAAAAGTGGCTTTAATTTCTTCAGGTGAGTCTGGATTTTATGGCATGGCTGGTTTACTTTTAGAATTGCTTCAAAAAATCAACAAAGAATATAGACCTTACTTTAACGTACATCCAGGTATAAGTAGTGTGCAATTAGCCGCTGCGATTAGTGGTGCTCCACTAATGAATGACTTTTGTTCAATAAGCTTAAGCGATAAATTAACTCCATGGTCTTTAATAAAAAAAAGAATTGAAGGAGCTCTTATGGGTGATTTTGTAATAGCTTTATTTAATCCTCAATCCATTGAAAGAAATTGGCAGCTAAAAAGTACAATTGATCTATGTTTAAAAACCAGGAAAGGGGATACTCCCGTTTTAATAGCTAGACAGGTAGGGAGAGAAAATCAATCTAAAAACTTTTCCACTTTAAACACAATTCCTTTTGAAGAAATTGATATGTTATCAATAATTATTATTGGTAATTCTCAAACCACGTTAATAGATGAAATATTTCTTACTCCAAGAGGATATTTACAAAATTAA
- a CDS encoding TIGR01548 family HAD-type hydrolase — MKNICLILFDIDGVIRSVENSYRLSLKKTVYKFSGWEPSYLDIDNAKNEGIWNNDWDLSLELIKRRIKKENLNLKIPSREEIVKCFGELYFGGDPNKDSKYWSGYITNEELLVDKKFFDLIQGNGIIWGFVSGAESASAKFVLEKRLGLKSPPLISMGDAPDKPDPKGFINLSKKLLANKLGESNIPIAYVGDTIADINTVINARKEIPSQKFISIGIAPPHLHLNSRLKERNSYETSLRNAGADLILNSIYDLKDINLDLF, encoded by the coding sequence TTGAAAAATATTTGTTTAATTTTGTTTGATATAGATGGGGTAATCCGGAGCGTAGAAAATAGTTATAGGCTTTCATTAAAAAAAACAGTTTACAAATTTTCTGGATGGGAGCCAAGTTATTTAGATATTGATAATGCAAAAAATGAGGGGATATGGAATAATGATTGGGATTTAAGTTTAGAGCTTATAAAAAGAAGAATAAAAAAAGAGAACTTAAACCTTAAAATCCCTTCAAGAGAAGAAATAGTAAAATGTTTTGGAGAGCTTTACTTTGGTGGAGATCCAAACAAAGATAGTAAATATTGGTCTGGATACATAACAAATGAGGAGTTATTAGTTGATAAAAAGTTTTTTGATTTAATTCAAGGCAATGGAATAATTTGGGGTTTTGTAAGTGGTGCAGAGTCTGCTTCTGCAAAATTTGTTTTAGAAAAAAGACTTGGACTAAAATCGCCACCATTAATTTCTATGGGAGATGCCCCTGACAAGCCTGATCCTAAAGGTTTTATTAACTTATCAAAAAAGCTTCTAGCAAATAAACTCGGCGAATCAAATATTCCTATTGCATACGTAGGAGATACTATTGCAGATATAAATACAGTTATAAATGCCAGAAAAGAAATACCATCTCAGAAATTCATAAGTATCGGCATAGCTCCCCCTCATTTACATTTAAATTCTCGATTAAAAGAACGTAATTCTTACGAAACAAGTCTTAGAAATGCAGGAGCTGACTTGATTTTAAATTCTATTTATGACCTAAAAGATATTAATCTTGACTTGTTTTAA